The Pseudofrankia inefficax genome window below encodes:
- a CDS encoding MaoC/PaaZ C-terminal domain-containing protein — MIDADALAEDAIGPFPGCLSADLIRRYASATGERSERPRAGLAVPAVAVVTQIWAAQEAGRSALVSEDLLAAASGGVHGEHDVVLHRPLVPDEPLRTWVHRFAARPAGRNALVTLRYSTVDERDEVVAEQLWTTVYLNAGCAAAGAPLPDHAFPAGARRRPVGEYTTTVDADMPRRYAEVSGDWSDHHFDAAAARRSGFDRPFLHGLCTMALGARAVVDAVAGGDPDRVRRVAVRFAAPAFVGADLRVGVYEAGGRSYAFEAISDGRAVLTHGRVELRGE, encoded by the coding sequence GTGATCGACGCCGATGCCCTCGCCGAGGACGCGATCGGCCCGTTTCCGGGGTGCCTGAGCGCCGACCTCATCCGCCGTTACGCCAGCGCCACCGGTGAGCGGTCGGAGCGGCCCCGGGCCGGCCTGGCGGTGCCTGCGGTCGCGGTGGTGACCCAGATCTGGGCGGCGCAGGAGGCTGGCCGCTCGGCGCTGGTCAGCGAGGACCTGCTGGCGGCCGCCTCGGGCGGGGTGCACGGCGAGCACGATGTCGTGCTGCACCGGCCGCTGGTTCCCGACGAGCCACTGCGGACCTGGGTACACCGCTTCGCGGCTCGCCCGGCGGGCCGGAACGCTCTGGTCACCTTGCGCTATTCGACGGTGGACGAGCGCGACGAGGTCGTCGCCGAGCAGCTGTGGACGACCGTCTATCTGAACGCCGGCTGCGCGGCGGCCGGGGCGCCCCTGCCCGACCACGCCTTTCCCGCCGGCGCACGCCGGCGCCCGGTGGGGGAGTACACGACGACGGTCGATGCCGATATGCCGCGCCGCTACGCGGAGGTGTCGGGAGACTGGTCGGACCACCATTTCGACGCGGCCGCCGCCCGCCGCAGCGGATTCGACCGGCCGTTCCTGCACGGGCTGTGCACGATGGCGCTGGGCGCGCGGGCGGTCGTCGACGCGGTGGCCGGCGGCGATCCGGATCGGGTGCGGCGAGTCGCGGTGCGGTTCGCCGCGCCGGCCTTCGTCGGCGCGGACCTACGGGTCGGCGTCTACGAGGCTGGCGGACGCAGCTATGCCTTCGAGGCGATCTCGGATGGACGCGCGGTCCTCACGCACGGCCGGGTGGAGCTGCGCGGCGAGTAG